From the Micromonospora echinofusca genome, the window GCGAGCCGAAGTTGAGGCAGTTGGTGACGGCGATCGGCTTCGCGCCGGTGACGGCCACGTTCCGGTACGCCTCCGCCAGCGCGAGCTTCGTGCCGTGGTAGGGGTCGAGCCGCGCGTACCGGCCGTTGCCGTCCACCGACAGGGCCACGCCGAGGCCGGTCCGCTCGTCGATCCGGATCACGCCGGAGTCCTCCGGCTGGGCGAGCACGGTGTTGCCCAGCACGTAGCGGTCGTACTGCTCGGTGACCCAGGTCTTGTCGGCCAGGTTGGGCGACGCGATCATCCGCAGCACGGTCTCGCGCAGCGCCTCCGGGTCGGCCGGCCGGGGCAGCGTCTCGGCGCGGTCGGCCTGGAGCAGGATCAGGTCGGCCGGCTCGCGCATCGGGCGGGCGTAGACCGGACCGTCGTCGACCAGCGAGCCCGGCGGCACGTCCACCACGAGCTGGTCACGCCAGGTGATCAGCAGCCGGCCCGGCTGGCCGTCCGGCGCCGGCGGGGTGACCTCGCCGATCGCCGTTGCCCAGACGCCCCACTTCTCGGCGGTCTTGAGCACCGCGTCGAGCTTCTCCGGCTCGACGACCAGCAGCATCCGCTCCTGCGACTCGCTGGCCAGGATCTCGTGCGGCTCCATCGAGGGCTCGCGCAGCGGCACGCGCTCCAGCCAGACCCGCATGCCGGTGCCGGCCGCCGCGGCGGTCTCGGTCAGGGCGCAGGTCAGGCCGGCGCCGCCGAGGTCCTGGATGCCGACGACCAGCCGGGCGTCGTAGAGCTCCAGGCAGGCCTCGATGAGGAGCTTCTCCATGAACGGGTCGCCGACCTGCACGGACGGGCGGCGCTGCTCGCTGCCCTCGTCGAAGGTGGCGCTGGCCAGCACCGACACGCCACCGATGCCGTCCCGGCCCGTCCGCGCGCCCATCAGCACGACGACGTTGCCCGGGCCGGCGGCGGCCTTGTTCTGGAGCCGGTCGACCGGCAGTACGCCGAGGCAGAGCGCGTTGACCAGCGGGTTGCCCTGGTAGCAGGGGTCGAAGACGACCTCGCCGCCGATGTTCGGCAGGCCCAGGCAGTTGCCGTAGCCGCCCACGCCGGCGACGACGCCGGGCAGCACCCGGGCGGTGTCGGGGTGGTCGGCGGCGCCGAAGCGCAGCGGGTCCATCACCGCGACCGGGCGGGCGCCCATGGCGAGGATGTCCCGCACGATGCCGCCGACGCCGGTGGCCGCGCCCTGGTAGGGCTCGACGAAGCTCGGGTGGTTGTGCGACTCGACCTTGAAGGTCACCGCCAGCTCGTCGGAGACCTGCACCACGCCGGCGTTCTCGCCGATGCCGGCGAGCAGCCGGTCGCTGGGCGGGGCCTTCTCGCCGAACTGGCGCAGGTGCACCTTGCTCGACTTGTAGGAGCAGTGCTCGCTCCACATGATCGAGTACATCGCCAGCTCGGCCTGGGTGGGCCGCCGGTCGAGGATCTGTCGGATCCGCTCGTACTCGTCGTCGCGGAGCCCCAGCTCGGCGTACGGCTGGAGCTCACCGGGGGTGTCCCCGGCGCGCGGCACGGTGTCCAGGCCGTCGGCCCAGTCGGCGGTCGCCGGCCCGGTACGCCCGGCTGGCGGCACGACGGCGGCCGGACGCGGCTCCACCGGCTGCGCCGGCGCGGCCGGGAAGGCCTCCGGGTTATCCCGTACCTCGTCCGGATGGGTGGTCATGACGTCTCCTCGCTGCGCTCGCGTCCGCCCGACGGGCGGGTGAGCCGACCGATGATGCCGCGCACGGTCACGCCGGCGCCCCCACCAGGTGCTTGAGCACCGAGGTGAAGAAGCCGAGACCGTCCAGGGAGGGGCCCGTGAGCGCCTCCACCGCGTGCTCGGGATGCGGCATGATGCCGACCACGTTGCCGGCGGGGTTCGTGATCGCGGCGATGTCGCGCTGCGACCCGTTGGGGTTGCCGCCGACGTAGCGGGCGACGACCCGGCCCTCGGCTTCGAGCTGGTCCAGCGTCGCGGTGTCGGCGACGTAGCAGCCCTCGCCGTTCTTGACCGGGATCAGCACCTCCTGGCCGGGCTGGAACGCGTTGGTCCACGCGGTGCCGGTCGACTCGACGCGCAGGACCTGGTCGCGGTTGCGGAAGTGCAGGTGCTGGTTGCGGGTGAGCGCCCCGGGCAGCAGGTGCGCCTCGCAGAGGATCTGGAATCCGTTGCAGATGCCGAGCACGGGCAGGCCGCCCCGGGCCGCGTCCACGATCGTCTGCATGACCGGCGCGAACCGGGCGATGGCGCCGCAGCGCAGGTAGTCGCCGTAGGAGAAGCCACCGGGCAGGACGACGGCGTCGACCCCGTGCAGGTGCGGGTCACCGTGCCAGAGACGGACCGGTTCGGCGCCCGCGATCCGTACGGCCCGGGCCGCGTCCCCGTCGTCGAGCGAGCCGGGGAAGGTGACCACACCGACCCGGGCGGTCACGAGCGGGCGTCCACGGTCTCGTCGGCCTCGACCACGCGGACCGTGAAGTCCTCGATGACCGGGTTGGCGAGCAACTTGTCGGCGATCTCCCGGGCGCGGTCCAGGTCCGGTTCACCGGTGAATTCGATCTCGATCCGCCTGCCGATCCGAACCGAGGCGACGTCGCTGACGCCGAGCCGGGGCAGCGCGTTTGCGACGGCCTGGCCCTGGGGATCGAGGATCTCGGGCTTGAGCATGACGTCGACGACGACGCGAGGCACTGGGCACTCCTGACTGTGTACGCAGTTGGGTGCCGACCCACAACGGGCGAGCGCAGCCAGCCTACCTGGCAGATACCGCCCCGGACGCACCGGCCGGACGCGGTTCAGACAGTGATCGACATTCCCGGCGTGGGGCCGGGAGACCGATACGGGTTCGTTGCGATCCCGATGCGTATCCGTTGCCGACCAGCCCGTTTCGCCCCGCTCCGTCGGGACGTCGGACTGCCGCCCGATCGCCCGGCCCGCCATACCATCTCATCCATCATTTCCGATGGATCTCTTGTGAACGACATCTCAGGGGCCCTACCGTACATCGTCGTACGTCGATCGGACGTGCCCGACCGTCGGGCCACCCCCGCCCGCCGGCCGTCAGCTCGACCCGGTGAACCCGGGCCCCGTCCCCGAAGGAGCCCCCATGCGCATCCGATCCATGATCGCGGTGCTGGCCACCGCAGCGGCCGGCCTGCTCGGCGCCAGCTCCGGCGCCCTCGCCGCCCCGGCCGGCCCGCAGCCGATCATCGGCGGTGGCACCGTCTCGTCGGCCCCGTGGGCCGCCGCCGTGTTCAGCAACGGCTCGTTCACCTGCTCCGGCACGATCATCGCACCGCAGTGGGTGCTCACCGCCCGGCACTGCGTGAGCGGCACGATGTCCGTCCGGGTCGGCAGCGTCTACCGCTCCTCCGGCGGCCAGACCCGCACCGTCAGCGCCAGCTACAGCCGCTACGACCTGGCCCTGCTGCGCCTGTCCAGCTCGGTGAGCACCTCGTACGTCACGCTGGCCACCAGCAACCCGCCGATCAACTCCACCAACTCGATCTACGGCTGGGGCATGACCTGCTACAGCGGCTGCTCGGCCTCCAGCCAGCTCAAGACCGCGTCGGTCCGGGTGACCAGCAACAGCGCCACCGACGCGTACGGCGGCCAGGCGATCCGGAGCACGCGGATCAACGGCAACGCCTGGCGGGGCGATTCGGGCGGCCCGCAGTTCTACAACGGCCGCCAGGTCGGCGTCGCCTCCACCGCCGACGGCCAGAGCATCCAGAACTACGGCAGCGTCGCGTACAACCGGGCCTGGATCTCCCAGACGGCCGGTGTCTGACGGTTAGCGCCACGCTAGGCGCGGATGGCCGGCAGCGCGCCGGCCGTCCGCGCCGCGCCGTTTTGCAGCATCCGATCAGGTGAACAAGGCCGACGATCGGGCGCCCGCCGCCCTGACAACATCGGAAGCGTGCTGGTCGTGACGACGGAGCAACTGCCCGGGTACGAGATCCGCCAGATCCTCGGCGAAGTGGTGTCATCGATGGCCAGGACGCGGAACCCGTACCGCGAGGGGGTCAAGAACCTGCGCGGTGGCGCGTACGACCCGATGGCCCCGGACAACCTCACCCGGTGGCGTACGGACTCGGTGGCCCGGCTCGGCGAGGAGGCCCGTCGTATCGGCGCGAACGCCGTGGTGGGGATGCGCTTCGACAGCCGCGACTGCGGCGAGATGTGGATGGAGATCTGCGCGTACGGCACGGCGGTGGTGGTGGCGCCCAAGATGCCCGACGTCATGCCGCCCGACCAGCCGCTGGTCGCCGCGGAGACCGCGCACGACCCGGCCTTCGCCGAGTCCCCGGGCGGCATCGCCGAACCGGCGAGCGCCCCCAACCTCCGCACCGCGGCGGAAACCCCCACCCGCGACGCCTGACCCATCCACCCCGCCCGCGCCCGTCCCGACCCCGTTGGGCGAGGGATCAGAGGATGGGGGGTGGGGTGTAGGTAGCGGCCTGGGGGTGGGCGTCCGTCACGGCGGCGATGCGGCGGGCGACCGCCTCGACCTGGGCCGGGGCGGCGCCTACGAAGGCGGAACGGTCGGCGACCAGCGCGTCGATCTCGGCGCGGGTCAGGCCCAGGCGGCCGTCCGCCGCCAGGCGGTCGAAGAGGTCGTTCTCGGCGGCGCCCTTCTCGCGCATGGCCAGCGCCACCGCGACCGCGTGCTCCTTGATCACCTCGTGGGCGACCTCGCGGCCGACGCCACGCCGGACCGCCGCCACCAGGATCTTCGTGGTGGCCAGGAACGGCAGGAAGCGCTCCAGCTCCCGGTTGACCACCGCCGGGTACGCGCCGAACTCGTCCAGCACGGTGAGAAAGGTCTGGAACAGCCCGTCGGCGGCGAAGAACGCGTCCGGCAGGGCGACCCGGCGGACCACCGAGCAGGAGACGTCCCCCTCGTTCCACTGGTCGCCGGCCAGCTCGCCGACCATCGACAGATAACCACGGATGATCACGGCGAAGCCGTTGACGCGCTCGCTGGAGCGGGTGTTCATCTTGTGCGGCATCGCGCTGGAACCCACCTGGCCCGGCTTGAAGCCCTCGGTGGCCAACTCCTGGCCGACCATCAGCCGGATCGTGGTCGCCAGCGACGACGGGGCGGCGGCGATCTGGGCCAGCGCGGAGAGCACCGCCAGGTCGATCGAGCGCGGGTAGACCTGCCCGACGCTGTCGAGGACCCGGTT encodes:
- a CDS encoding YbjQ family protein, which gives rise to MAGSAPAVRAAPFCSIRSGEQGRRSGARRPDNIGSVLVVTTEQLPGYEIRQILGEVVSSMARTRNPYREGVKNLRGGAYDPMAPDNLTRWRTDSVARLGEEARRIGANAVVGMRFDSRDCGEMWMEICAYGTAVVVAPKMPDVMPPDQPLVAAETAHDPAFAESPGGIAEPASAPNLRTAAETPTRDA
- the purB gene encoding adenylosuccinate lyase, with amino-acid sequence MTIPNVLANRYASPELVALWSPEEKIRMERRLWLAVLRAQRDLGVPVPDGVVEAYEGVLDQVDLASIAERERVTRHDVKARIEEFSALAGHEHVHKGMTSRDLTENVEQLQVRRSLELIRDRVVATLARLARLAVEHSDLVMTGRSHNVAAQATTLGKRFASAAEELLIAYERLDDLINWYPLRGIKGPVGTAADQLDLFDGDAERVAELERRVAGHLGFNRVLDSVGQVYPRSIDLAVLSALAQIAAAPSSLATTIRLMVGQELATEGFKPGQVGSSAMPHKMNTRSSERVNGFAVIIRGYLSMVGELAGDQWNEGDVSCSVVRRVALPDAFFAADGLFQTFLTVLDEFGAYPAVVNRELERFLPFLATTKILVAAVRRGVGREVAHEVIKEHAVAVALAMREKGAAENDLFDRLAADGRLGLTRAEIDALVADRSAFVGAAPAQVEAVARRIAAVTDAHPQAATYTPPPIL
- a CDS encoding S1 family peptidase encodes the protein MRIRSMIAVLATAAAGLLGASSGALAAPAGPQPIIGGGTVSSAPWAAAVFSNGSFTCSGTIIAPQWVLTARHCVSGTMSVRVGSVYRSSGGQTRTVSASYSRYDLALLRLSSSVSTSYVTLATSNPPINSTNSIYGWGMTCYSGCSASSQLKTASVRVTSNSATDAYGGQAIRSTRINGNAWRGDSGGPQFYNGRQVGVASTADGQSIQNYGSVAYNRAWISQTAGV
- the purS gene encoding phosphoribosylformylglycinamidine synthase subunit PurS; this translates as MPRVVVDVMLKPEILDPQGQAVANALPRLGVSDVASVRIGRRIEIEFTGEPDLDRAREIADKLLANPVIEDFTVRVVEADETVDARS
- the purL gene encoding phosphoribosylformylglycinamidine synthase subunit PurL, whose translation is MTTHPDEVRDNPEAFPAAPAQPVEPRPAAVVPPAGRTGPATADWADGLDTVPRAGDTPGELQPYAELGLRDDEYERIRQILDRRPTQAELAMYSIMWSEHCSYKSSKVHLRQFGEKAPPSDRLLAGIGENAGVVQVSDELAVTFKVESHNHPSFVEPYQGAATGVGGIVRDILAMGARPVAVMDPLRFGAADHPDTARVLPGVVAGVGGYGNCLGLPNIGGEVVFDPCYQGNPLVNALCLGVLPVDRLQNKAAAGPGNVVVLMGARTGRDGIGGVSVLASATFDEGSEQRRPSVQVGDPFMEKLLIEACLELYDARLVVGIQDLGGAGLTCALTETAAAAGTGMRVWLERVPLREPSMEPHEILASESQERMLLVVEPEKLDAVLKTAEKWGVWATAIGEVTPPAPDGQPGRLLITWRDQLVVDVPPGSLVDDGPVYARPMREPADLILLQADRAETLPRPADPEALRETVLRMIASPNLADKTWVTEQYDRYVLGNTVLAQPEDSGVIRIDERTGLGVALSVDGNGRYARLDPYHGTKLALAEAYRNVAVTGAKPIAVTNCLNFGSPEDPGVMWQFAEAVRGLADGCAELGIPVTGGNVSFYNQTGAAPIHPTPVVGVLGVLDDVADRVPMGFVARPGGDHDQLFLLGDTHVELSGSEWAWVTHEHLGGVPPQVDLARERLLADLLAEAARVGHLSSAHDLSDGGLAQSLVESCLRRGVGARIAVPERFDGGSMPFVYLFSESAGRVLVSVPRGHEKAFTALCAERGVPFELIGVTDPTGGALEVHGQFRIGLDELRAAHSETLPRLFGGAGVVEVPAPAAGVAGAVEAVPLPVAESAEAASVDPSAVASEPIASAAPVPPTGAVEPVAQAETAGPRPEQPAAEAAGSVPEPGDTEPGQR
- the purQ gene encoding phosphoribosylformylglycinamidine synthase subunit PurQ, translating into MTARVGVVTFPGSLDDGDAARAVRIAGAEPVRLWHGDPHLHGVDAVVLPGGFSYGDYLRCGAIARFAPVMQTIVDAARGGLPVLGICNGFQILCEAHLLPGALTRNQHLHFRNRDQVLRVESTGTAWTNAFQPGQEVLIPVKNGEGCYVADTATLDQLEAEGRVVARYVGGNPNGSQRDIAAITNPAGNVVGIMPHPEHAVEALTGPSLDGLGFFTSVLKHLVGAPA